The following coding sequences lie in one candidate division KSB1 bacterium genomic window:
- a CDS encoding geranylgeranyl reductase family protein: MQYDFDIIIVGGGPAGATCALYAHRAGLKVLLVDKKKFPRDKICGDAIPGKCLTILEELGLVKPFKAKPKSSMYGVTLSSPNGNIAEIKCSNSNNGMIGHVCRRTDFDDVIFQAAKEKVTTKENFSVTDVLQQNGQVNGIVGAANNQSSYETYSARVVIGADGFKSIISRKTDLWEHDLDHWVVATRSYYQGIKGIDSSFEVHLLKDYVPGYFWIFPLADGTANVGLGMLHSELKTRKINLKEAHIQITKSSILSERFSDARLIGDIDGSNLPLGSKIRKAFGDGFILLGDAAGLIDPFTGEGIGNAMHSGKIAAEVLADVCKGEDYSASQLQVYQDRVWQEMGDTMRLSYKLQRLLKYDLLLNLLLRRCNKSKYFADWIADMLVGQTSKQDFLTPKTIWRLFFA, encoded by the coding sequence ATGCAATACGATTTTGACATTATTATCGTCGGCGGCGGTCCCGCAGGAGCAACCTGTGCACTATATGCGCATCGAGCCGGATTAAAAGTATTGTTGGTCGATAAGAAAAAATTCCCGCGTGATAAAATCTGCGGTGATGCCATACCAGGTAAATGCTTAACCATTTTAGAAGAACTTGGTTTAGTCAAACCATTTAAAGCAAAGCCTAAGTCCAGCATGTATGGTGTTACTCTCTCGTCCCCAAACGGGAATATAGCCGAAATAAAATGCTCAAATTCAAACAACGGTATGATTGGCCATGTTTGTCGCAGGACAGATTTCGATGATGTTATATTTCAAGCTGCTAAAGAAAAAGTCACCACGAAAGAAAACTTTTCCGTAACGGATGTCCTGCAGCAAAATGGCCAGGTTAATGGAATTGTGGGGGCTGCAAATAATCAAAGCAGTTACGAAACCTATTCTGCCCGGGTGGTTATAGGGGCGGATGGTTTTAAATCTATTATTTCACGCAAAACCGATTTATGGGAACATGACCTGGATCATTGGGTTGTTGCAACCCGGAGCTATTACCAGGGAATAAAGGGCATTGATTCATCATTCGAAGTTCATTTGCTTAAGGATTATGTGCCTGGTTATTTCTGGATTTTTCCTCTTGCAGACGGCACGGCCAATGTAGGATTAGGAATGCTCCACTCAGAGCTTAAGACCAGGAAAATCAATTTAAAAGAAGCCCATATTCAAATTACAAAATCATCTATTCTAAGTGAGCGATTTAGCGACGCCCGGTTAATAGGCGATATAGACGGTTCAAATTTACCATTGGGCAGCAAAATCCGAAAGGCTTTTGGAGATGGATTTATACTGCTAGGCGATGCTGCGGGACTCATCGATCCATTTACCGGAGAAGGGATCGGGAATGCCATGCATTCGGGGAAAATAGCGGCTGAAGTTTTAGCCGATGTATGCAAAGGAGAGGATTACAGTGCATCACAACTTCAAGTTTATCAAGATCGGGTCTGGCAGGAGATGGGTGATACCATGCGTTTGAGTTATAAATTGCAGCGACTTCTCAAATATGACCTCTTGTTAAATCTTTTACTAAGGCGTTGTAACAAAAGTAAATATTTTGCAGATTGGATAGCCGATATGCTGGTAGGTCAAACATCAAAGCAAGATTTTTTAACCCCAAAAACAATTTGGCGTTTATTTTTTGCTTGA
- a CDS encoding T9SS type A sorting domain-containing protein has translation MVRNIRSTKRSIFIFAVIMGLFGFTNPGMTQLSLVSSTPSDGETNVGTVATFTFTFSEALDTTARFEEGPDFLPFLALELYPDSAGTPENIIISVDLKTITLVNMPLITDTRFFLFLSGARSSAGEGLDRPYAITFTTGNSLPTATVSGTINYTGGDASGTAIALFQQAPFSDDDGGILAGGVVPIGSFNLGHFTTLGTGGFTINYVPAGEYVVLAFKDVNMDGELELINDAFGGYDSNSDKVADFITVGDGATISNIDIDINIIQTATAGENSATSETLAKTQAADAVLTAVFGGDLSPNGDGLAPIWNYLYYSANEDSLFSVVSFVDLFFLDPFVFGDDGDDGLQSIFNTPLPDNWIDSDLAADSAWANGGSEFVSSNPDLEISVGLFNLPLSDPGMLKNSRNWRSNSQYKDPNYLNYFKKVSADTDTVAVWFFSFYSDSTNQFFGIGVDALTGATIDFGQGTGPVFPTTAIDNLDAANNEALNWASDAVLIFVGNSFLDLTPDGFSTFWSFSYYAASKDSIRTFTMASGSVAMAESASKDNANSLDALPANFCNSTEALTLAEQNSEDFRNVHPNTLVNATLSRGQLPGDSAVAVWKISYFSPVDFASLELFIDAETCNIVTDVEENSDITGIPSKYNLEQNYPNPFNPETVISYQIPQSGQTKLTIYNQLGQVMRILVNDVKSAGQYKILWNGLDQNGNQVANGVYFYRLDSNVFTQTRKMVLMR, from the coding sequence ATGGTGAGAAATATAAGGTCTACCAAACGATCGATTTTTATATTTGCTGTGATTATGGGATTGTTTGGTTTTACAAATCCCGGTATGACCCAATTAAGTTTGGTTTCATCAACACCATCTGATGGAGAAACCAACGTAGGTACTGTCGCCACTTTTACTTTCACATTTAGCGAAGCATTGGATACCACAGCCAGGTTTGAAGAAGGGCCGGATTTCCTTCCATTTTTGGCTTTAGAATTATATCCGGATTCCGCAGGAACGCCTGAAAATATTATAATAAGCGTTGATTTAAAAACCATAACTCTCGTAAATATGCCCCTGATAACAGACACAAGATTCTTTCTCTTTTTGTCCGGCGCCAGAAGTAGCGCTGGAGAAGGATTAGATAGGCCCTATGCTATAACATTTACTACTGGCAACAGCCTCCCAACGGCCACTGTATCCGGAACCATAAATTATACGGGCGGTGATGCGAGTGGGACGGCAATTGCTCTTTTTCAGCAGGCTCCTTTCTCAGACGATGATGGAGGGATTTTAGCGGGAGGAGTCGTGCCGATTGGATCATTTAATTTGGGGCATTTCACAACTTTAGGGACGGGAGGTTTTACTATTAATTATGTTCCAGCCGGGGAATATGTGGTATTGGCGTTTAAGGATGTCAATATGGACGGCGAACTTGAATTGATAAACGATGCTTTTGGCGGATATGATTCGAACTCGGATAAAGTTGCCGATTTCATTACAGTTGGAGATGGAGCCACTATAAGTAATATAGACATAGATATAAATATCATTCAAACGGCAACCGCTGGTGAAAACTCTGCTACTTCTGAAACCCTTGCGAAAACCCAAGCCGCCGACGCCGTATTAACCGCTGTCTTTGGAGGGGATCTCTCACCCAATGGGGACGGTTTGGCGCCAATCTGGAATTACTTATATTACAGTGCGAATGAGGATAGTCTTTTTAGTGTCGTATCTTTCGTAGATTTGTTTTTTCTGGATCCATTTGTGTTTGGAGATGATGGAGATGACGGCCTGCAATCTATTTTTAATACTCCTTTACCAGATAATTGGATTGACTCTGATTTAGCGGCGGATTCGGCATGGGCGAATGGCGGCAGCGAGTTTGTTAGCTCCAATCCGGATCTTGAGATTAGCGTTGGTTTGTTCAATTTACCTTTGTCTGATCCAGGAATGTTAAAAAATTCTCGAAATTGGCGGAGTAATTCCCAATATAAAGATCCGAATTATCTTAATTATTTTAAAAAAGTTAGCGCAGATACAGACACTGTTGCTGTTTGGTTTTTTTCATTTTATTCAGATTCTACTAATCAATTCTTTGGGATTGGGGTTGATGCACTCACGGGAGCAACAATAGATTTTGGCCAAGGAACTGGGCCTGTTTTTCCAACCACAGCAATTGACAATTTAGATGCCGCCAATAATGAAGCTCTAAATTGGGCATCAGATGCTGTCCTTATTTTTGTGGGAAATTCATTTCTTGATTTAACTCCCGATGGATTTTCTACATTTTGGTCATTTTCTTACTATGCTGCCAGCAAAGATTCAATTCGGACTTTCACAATGGCCTCAGGCTCTGTAGCTATGGCAGAATCAGCATCAAAAGATAACGCGAACTCATTGGATGCATTGCCTGCCAATTTCTGTAACAGTACGGAAGCATTAACATTAGCCGAACAAAATAGTGAAGATTTCCGCAACGTTCATCCAAACACTCTTGTAAATGCTACCTTGTCCCGGGGTCAACTTCCAGGAGATTCAGCGGTAGCTGTGTGGAAAATTTCTTATTTTTCACCTGTAGATTTTGCATCATTGGAATTATTCATTGATGCAGAAACGTGCAACATTGTCACGGATGTGGAAGAAAATTCGGATATAACTGGAATTCCATCTAAATATAATTTGGAACAGAACTACCCTAATCCCTTCAATCCGGAAACGGTTATAAGCTATCAGATTCCCCAATCCGGCCAAACCAAGCTAACCATTTATAACCAATTGGGGCAAGTCATGCGAATTCTGGTAAATGACGTAAAGTCAGCCGGCCAGTATAAGATTTTGTGGAATGGGCTGGATCAAAATGGCAACCAGGTTGCAAATGGCGTGTACTTCTATCGTTTGGATTCAAATGTTTTCACACAAACCAGGAAGATGGTTTTAATGCGGTGA